One part of the Halopenitus persicus genome encodes these proteins:
- the sugE gene encoding quaternary ammonium compound efflux SMR transporter SugE: MSWYVLVLAGLFEIGWAIGLEYSDGLSKPVPTVGTAVALIISMVLLAQAVKDLPIGTAYAVWTGIGAVGTATLGILLFDEPAALARISFIGVIVVGIVGLHAVSGGQ, encoded by the coding sequence ATGTCGTGGTATGTTCTCGTACTCGCAGGCCTGTTCGAGATCGGCTGGGCGATCGGGCTTGAATATTCGGACGGACTCTCGAAACCCGTGCCAACGGTCGGCACGGCCGTCGCTCTCATCATCAGCATGGTACTGCTGGCACAGGCCGTGAAGGATCTCCCGATCGGCACGGCATACGCCGTCTGGACGGGTATCGGGGCCGTCGGGACGGCCACGCTCGGTATCCTCCTCTTCGACGAGCCCGCCGCCCTCGCCAGAATATCGTTCATCGGCGTGATCGTCGTCGGCATCGTTGGCCTCCACGCCGTCTCGGGCGGCCAGTGA
- a CDS encoding NAD(P)/FAD-dependent oxidoreductase: MRVIVVGGGIVGFACAYYLADRGADVTVLEKSSIGAGATDRAAGGIRAQFSTPVSIRLSLASIDVWESFEETFGVDIGYRRPGYLYLARTDATADLFRETIPVQNDHGVPSEFLASEDARRHVPGLRTETYAGAAYCPTDGFADPHLGLQGFSRAAAEAGATVETGVEVTDVLRSGEAVRGVDTTAGRYEADVVVNAAGSWSPRIARMAGVRLPVSPRRRQAMVVNPETPVPEDTPFVTDLDDGVYFRPERDGAALVGGHFASEDPERDPDAYRTSHDLGWAAETLEHAATVSDRFGPESEIVRGWAGLYAMTPDHHPIIEESRPGFVTVTGFSGHGFMQSPAAGQVVSELVLDGAASTVDVSELTADRFERGAALHETYVSA; this comes from the coding sequence ATGCGCGTCATCGTGGTGGGCGGCGGCATCGTCGGGTTCGCCTGTGCGTATTATCTCGCCGACCGCGGTGCGGACGTGACCGTGCTCGAGAAGTCGTCGATCGGCGCGGGCGCCACCGACCGCGCCGCCGGCGGGATCCGGGCTCAGTTCTCGACCCCGGTGAGCATTCGCCTGTCGCTGGCGAGCATCGACGTTTGGGAGTCCTTCGAGGAGACGTTCGGCGTCGACATCGGCTACCGGCGTCCGGGATATCTCTACCTGGCGCGGACGGACGCGACCGCGGACCTGTTTCGGGAAACCATCCCCGTCCAGAACGACCACGGGGTTCCCAGCGAGTTCCTCGCGTCCGAGGACGCACGCCGGCACGTTCCGGGATTGCGGACCGAGACGTACGCCGGGGCCGCCTACTGTCCGACCGACGGGTTCGCGGACCCACACCTCGGCCTCCAGGGGTTCTCGCGCGCGGCGGCGGAGGCCGGGGCAACCGTCGAAACCGGCGTCGAGGTGACCGACGTGCTCAGGTCGGGCGAGGCGGTCCGCGGCGTCGACACGACTGCCGGCCGATACGAGGCGGACGTCGTCGTCAACGCCGCCGGGTCGTGGTCGCCGCGGATCGCCCGCATGGCCGGCGTTCGGTTGCCGGTCTCCCCGCGTCGCCGGCAAGCGATGGTCGTGAACCCCGAGACGCCCGTCCCCGAGGACACCCCCTTCGTCACCGACCTCGACGACGGCGTCTACTTCCGTCCCGAACGCGACGGGGCGGCCCTGGTCGGCGGCCACTTCGCGAGCGAGGACCCGGAGCGGGACCCCGACGCCTATCGAACCTCACACGACCTCGGGTGGGCGGCCGAGACGCTCGAACACGCCGCGACCGTGAGCGACCGCTTCGGCCCCGAATCGGAGATCGTCCGCGGCTGGGCGGGGCTGTACGCGATGACGCCGGACCATCACCCGATCATCGAGGAGAGTCGGCCGGGGTTCGTCACCGTGACCGGCTTCTCCGGACACGGCTTCATGCAGTCGCCGGCCGCCGGGCAGGTGGTCTCGGAGCTGGTCCTCGACGGGGCGGCCAGCACCGTCGACGTCTCCGAATTGACCGCCGACCGGTTCGAGCGCGGGGCGGCGCTTCACGAGACGTACGTCAGCGCCTGA
- the sucC gene encoding ADP-forming succinate--CoA ligase subunit beta, which yields MKLHEYQAKEIFADAGIPIPDSQLAESVEEVLDAVDEIGYPAAIKAQVHVGGRGKAGGIKIATDREEAEQYAAEILGMDLKGYTVDRVLVESGVDFVDELYVGVTMDRGEGQPVLMVSTEGGVDIEEVAAESPDAIAREHVDPAFGLHPYQARKVVYNAGVDDDVALDVASILTTLYDLYEDSDASEIEVNPVMITSDRDVVAADAVMNIDEDALFRQPELSELAEESYEDDLERKAGDYGFDYVRLSGNVGIIGNGAGLVMTTLDLVDHYGGSPANFLDIGGGAKAERVANALDMVFSDENVDAVVFNIFGGITRGDEVAKGINEALEQFDEIPKKVVVRLAGTNAAEGMEILNADLVEVEETLEDAVQRAVANAQEVAQ from the coding sequence ATGAAGCTTCACGAGTATCAGGCGAAGGAGATCTTCGCCGACGCCGGGATCCCGATTCCCGACTCGCAACTGGCCGAATCCGTCGAGGAGGTTCTCGACGCGGTCGACGAGATCGGATACCCTGCGGCCATCAAGGCGCAGGTGCACGTCGGCGGCCGCGGCAAGGCCGGCGGCATCAAGATCGCGACCGATCGCGAGGAGGCCGAACAGTACGCCGCGGAGATCCTGGGAATGGATCTGAAGGGCTACACCGTCGATCGCGTCCTCGTCGAGTCCGGCGTGGACTTCGTCGACGAACTGTACGTCGGCGTGACGATGGACCGCGGCGAGGGCCAGCCCGTGCTGATGGTCTCGACCGAGGGCGGCGTCGACATCGAGGAGGTCGCCGCCGAGAGCCCCGACGCGATCGCCCGCGAGCACGTCGACCCCGCCTTCGGCCTGCACCCCTACCAGGCCCGCAAGGTCGTCTACAATGCCGGCGTCGACGACGACGTCGCGCTCGACGTGGCGTCGATCCTCACGACGCTGTACGACCTCTACGAGGACAGCGACGCCTCCGAGATCGAGGTGAATCCGGTGATGATCACGAGCGACCGCGACGTGGTCGCCGCCGACGCCGTGATGAACATCGACGAGGACGCGCTGTTCCGCCAGCCCGAGCTCTCGGAGCTGGCCGAGGAGTCCTACGAGGACGACCTCGAGCGCAAGGCAGGCGACTACGGCTTCGATTACGTCCGCCTGTCGGGCAACGTCGGCATCATCGGCAACGGCGCCGGGCTCGTGATGACGACGCTCGATCTGGTCGACCACTACGGCGGATCGCCCGCGAACTTCCTCGACATCGGCGGCGGCGCGAAGGCCGAGCGCGTCGCGAACGCGCTGGACATGGTCTTCTCCGACGAGAACGTCGACGCCGTCGTCTTCAACATCTTCGGCGGGATCACCCGCGGCGACGAGGTCGCCAAGGGGATCAACGAGGCCCTCGAACAGTTCGACGAGATCCCCAAGAAGGTGGTCGTCCGGCTCGCCGGCACGAACGCCGCGGAGGGGATGGAGATCCTGAACGCCGACCTCGTCGAGGTCGAGGAGACGCTGGAGGACGCCGTCCAGCGTGCGGTCGCCAACGCCCAGGAGGTGGCCCAATGA
- a CDS encoding ribose 1,5-bisphosphate isomerase has product MTRKHRPKDGSDGGSTDAASEDGTASVAPNVEPAPVIPEVEETAAAIASMEIRGAAAIAGAAAEALATQARETDVEDPATFRATMRAAARRLHETRPTAVSLPNALRYVLQRMEGDDVETLRRRVVRSSARFTRRLEEARDRLGEVGANRLQDGDVVMTHCHSTDALACIEAALDQGKSLSAIVKETRPRNQGHITAEALRELDVPVTLIVDSAARRYLDEADHVLVGADSIAADGSVINKIGTSGLAVNARERGVPIMTAAQTIKLHPETLTGHTVEIETRDEDEVIDPETRSGIGDLTVENPAFDVTPPRYMDAIVTESGQFPPESIVTLMRELFGDGAETPWAEP; this is encoded by the coding sequence ATGACCCGCAAGCACCGACCGAAGGACGGATCGGACGGGGGGTCGACGGACGCCGCGTCCGAGGACGGAACGGCGTCCGTCGCCCCGAACGTCGAGCCGGCACCCGTCATCCCGGAGGTCGAGGAAACCGCGGCGGCGATCGCGTCGATGGAGATCCGTGGGGCCGCGGCCATCGCGGGGGCCGCCGCCGAGGCGCTCGCGACGCAGGCCCGGGAGACGGACGTCGAGGACCCCGCGACGTTCCGGGCGACGATGCGCGCGGCGGCACGCCGACTCCACGAGACCCGGCCGACCGCGGTCTCGCTCCCCAACGCGCTCCGGTACGTCCTCCAGCGGATGGAGGGCGACGACGTCGAGACGCTCCGGCGGCGGGTGGTTCGCTCGAGCGCCCGCTTCACCCGTCGGCTCGAGGAGGCTCGCGATCGGCTCGGCGAGGTCGGCGCGAACCGGCTGCAGGACGGCGACGTCGTGATGACCCACTGTCACTCGACGGACGCGCTTGCCTGCATCGAGGCCGCCCTCGACCAGGGGAAGTCGCTGTCGGCGATCGTCAAGGAGACGCGGCCGCGCAACCAGGGCCACATCACCGCCGAGGCGCTTCGGGAGCTGGACGTCCCGGTCACCCTCATCGTCGACTCCGCCGCGCGTCGCTACCTCGACGAGGCCGATCACGTCCTCGTGGGTGCCGACTCGATCGCCGCCGACGGGTCGGTGATCAACAAGATCGGCACCTCGGGACTGGCGGTCAACGCCCGCGAGCGCGGCGTCCCGATCATGACCGCCGCACAGACGATCAAGCTCCACCCGGAGACGTTGACGGGCCACACCGTCGAGATCGAGACCCGCGACGAGGACGAGGTGATCGACCCCGAGACCCGGTCCGGGATCGGCGACCTCACTGTCGAGAATCCCGCCTTCGACGTGACGCCGCCCCGGTATATGGACGCGATCGTCACCGAGAGCGGCCAGTTTCCCCCGGAAAGCATCGTGACGCTGATGCGCGAGCTGTTCGGCGACGGAGCCGAGACCCCGTGGGCGGAGCCGTGA
- a CDS encoding IclR family transcriptional regulator — MARDSGRPVKSIHTCFDVIEFLLAEDGGSLLEVADGVGIARSTAHNHLTTLVDRGYVRKEGETYRVGLGFLKLGEHARTAGLPYEAIRETVRDLATETGEEADFTVHENGRLVSIHHAVGSENAAGHLAGSTFHLHATAAGKAILAAFPDERVDAILDDRGLPAITDHTITDRDELFADLERTRDRGFAVNDREYMEGYRSVAAAVRAPRGTLPGALCVGGPMYRNDPEILTGPVADALLEHVDAFESTGRPNAFPNRDWEHHFTTVE; from the coding sequence ATGGCTCGCGATTCCGGCCGGCCCGTCAAATCGATACACACCTGCTTCGACGTCATCGAGTTCCTCCTGGCGGAGGACGGCGGATCGCTGCTCGAGGTCGCCGACGGCGTGGGCATCGCCCGCAGCACCGCCCACAACCACCTGACGACGCTCGTCGACCGCGGCTACGTCCGGAAGGAGGGCGAGACGTACCGCGTCGGGCTGGGATTTCTGAAGCTGGGGGAGCACGCCCGCACCGCGGGGCTCCCGTACGAGGCGATCCGCGAGACGGTTCGCGACCTCGCGACGGAGACGGGGGAGGAGGCCGACTTCACCGTCCACGAGAACGGCCGCCTGGTGTCGATCCACCACGCGGTCGGCAGCGAGAACGCCGCCGGCCATCTGGCGGGCAGCACCTTCCATCTGCACGCGACGGCCGCCGGGAAGGCGATCCTCGCGGCGTTCCCCGACGAACGCGTGGACGCGATCCTGGACGATCGGGGATTGCCGGCGATCACCGACCACACGATAACCGACCGGGACGAGCTGTTCGCCGACCTCGAACGGACGCGCGACCGCGGGTTCGCGGTCAACGACCGGGAGTATATGGAGGGCTATCGGTCGGTCGCCGCCGCGGTTCGCGCCCCGCGCGGGACCCTTCCGGGCGCCCTCTGCGTCGGCGGACCGATGTATCGGAACGACCCGGAGATCCTCACCGGTCCCGTCGCCGACGCCCTCCTCGAGCACGTCGACGCGTTCGAATCGACGGGGCGACCCAACGCGTTTCCGAACCGGGACTGGGAGCACCACTTCACCACGGTCGAGTAG
- a CDS encoding NAD(P)/FAD-dependent oxidoreductase — MDVTVVGGGIVGLASAYHLAERGADVTVLEKSSIGAGSTDRANGGIRSQFASPVNIELSKASVPVWETFPERFGTDVEYRRMGYLFLAREDETATQLRRNVRTQNDHGVPSEYLDRETVADRYPALRTADVAGASVLRSDGWADPHLGLQGFSRAATEAGATVETGVEVTDVLRTGESAGSGAGSGSGAVTGVETTAGRIRSEFVVNAAGAWAGEVAAMAGVDVPIAPKRRQLVVLDPETGVPEDHPFVVDVDRRTHFRPERDGGVVAGGHYADHDPEMDPDGFRTRHDLDWAVEVLDRLTDVATYFGPETEMRRGWAGLYAVTPDHHPIIEETIPGFVNACGFSGHGFMHSPATGRVVSELVLDGEATTVDVSDLTADRFERGETLAETTAID; from the coding sequence ATGGACGTGACCGTCGTCGGCGGCGGGATCGTCGGTCTGGCCTCGGCGTATCATCTCGCCGAGCGCGGCGCGGACGTGACCGTGCTCGAGAAGTCGTCGATCGGCGCGGGCAGCACCGACCGCGCGAACGGCGGGATCCGGTCGCAGTTCGCCTCGCCGGTGAACATCGAGCTCTCGAAGGCGAGCGTCCCGGTGTGGGAGACGTTCCCGGAGCGGTTCGGCACCGACGTCGAGTATCGGCGGATGGGCTATCTCTTTCTCGCACGGGAGGACGAAACCGCCACCCAGCTCCGGCGAAACGTCCGGACGCAGAACGACCACGGCGTGCCCAGCGAGTACCTGGACCGCGAGACCGTCGCCGACCGGTACCCGGCGCTCCGGACCGCGGACGTCGCCGGCGCCTCCGTCCTTCGCTCGGACGGGTGGGCCGACCCCCACCTCGGCCTTCAGGGGTTCTCCCGCGCGGCGACCGAGGCCGGGGCAACGGTCGAAACCGGCGTCGAGGTCACCGACGTGCTCCGAACCGGCGAGAGCGCGGGCTCGGGCGCGGGCTCGGGCTCGGGCGCGGTGACCGGCGTCGAGACCACCGCGGGCCGGATCCGGTCCGAGTTCGTCGTCAACGCCGCCGGCGCGTGGGCCGGCGAGGTCGCCGCGATGGCCGGGGTCGACGTGCCGATCGCCCCGAAGCGACGACAGCTCGTGGTCCTCGACCCGGAGACCGGCGTGCCCGAGGACCATCCGTTCGTCGTCGACGTCGACCGGCGCACCCACTTCCGGCCGGAGCGCGACGGCGGCGTGGTGGCCGGCGGTCACTACGCGGACCACGATCCGGAGATGGACCCCGACGGCTTCCGCACCCGACACGACCTGGACTGGGCCGTCGAGGTGCTCGACCGCCTCACCGACGTCGCGACGTACTTCGGGCCCGAGACCGAGATGCGCCGCGGCTGGGCCGGGCTGTACGCGGTGACGCCGGACCACCACCCGATCATCGAGGAGACGATCCCCGGCTTCGTCAACGCCTGCGGCTTCTCCGGGCACGGCTTTATGCACTCCCCGGCCACCGGACGGGTGGTCTCGGAGCTGGTTCTCGACGGGGAGGCGACCACCGTCGACGTCTCCGACCTGACCGCCGACCGGTTCGAGCGCGGGGAGACGCTCGCGGAGACGACCGCGATCGACTGA
- a CDS encoding carbohydrate kinase family protein, translating to MTREQAADGGDGGSAEAPRTMCAGHVNWDVTMQVDRLPEPDGERPIEHLRQAGGGSAANVAAGLSGFGVRSALFGSVGDDDPGALTLLELDRAGVDCAPVSVLENRETSVKYLIVDADGEVMVLSAAGANEAYTAADLPATRLADLDHLHLTGQDPTVATELARAAADHGVAVSFDPGRRIGDRGYASAFEHVDVLLVNRREAATLEESEFDPAAADAPTLVVKLGSEGAAVRDPSADHDRHRAPAFPVDPVDTTGAGDAFAAGFIAACFESARGHEPEIGRGIAADAASGDASSGDGISGPTASHLRNADLAYALRIGNAAGALATLEYGARTTLTWDRIDAFIDGHGTATTLDTGSDREPTA from the coding sequence GTGACCCGGGAGCAGGCGGCCGACGGTGGGGACGGCGGGTCGGCCGAGGCGCCGCGGACGATGTGTGCCGGCCACGTCAACTGGGACGTCACGATGCAGGTCGACCGGCTTCCCGAGCCGGACGGCGAGCGACCGATCGAGCACCTCCGGCAGGCCGGGGGCGGAAGCGCGGCGAACGTCGCGGCGGGCCTGTCGGGGTTCGGGGTTCGCTCCGCGCTGTTCGGCAGCGTCGGGGACGACGATCCGGGCGCGTTAACGCTGCTCGAACTCGACCGCGCCGGCGTCGACTGTGCGCCCGTCTCGGTCCTCGAGAACCGCGAAACGTCGGTGAAGTACCTCATCGTCGACGCCGACGGCGAGGTCATGGTGTTGTCCGCTGCGGGCGCCAACGAGGCGTATACGGCGGCCGACCTCCCGGCGACCCGTCTCGCAGACCTCGACCACCTGCATCTGACGGGCCAGGACCCGACGGTCGCCACGGAGCTCGCCCGCGCGGCGGCCGACCACGGCGTCGCGGTGAGCTTCGATCCCGGCCGACGGATCGGCGACCGCGGCTACGCGAGCGCGTTCGAACACGTCGACGTCCTCCTGGTGAACCGACGCGAGGCGGCGACGCTCGAGGAGTCGGAGTTCGACCCGGCGGCGGCGGACGCGCCGACCCTCGTCGTCAAGCTCGGCAGCGAGGGCGCGGCGGTCCGGGACCCAAGCGCCGACCACGACCGGCATCGCGCGCCCGCCTTCCCGGTCGACCCGGTCGACACGACCGGCGCCGGCGACGCGTTCGCCGCCGGCTTCATCGCGGCGTGTTTCGAGTCCGCGCGCGGCCACGAACCCGAGATCGGGCGCGGGATCGCGGCGGACGCCGCTTCCGGTGATGCGTCTTCCGGCGACGGGATTTCGGGACCAACGGCGTCTCATCTCCGCAACGCCGATCTCGCGTACGCGCTCCGGATCGGCAACGCGGCCGGCGCGCTCGCGACCCTGGAGTACGGCGCCCGAACGACGCTCACGTGGGACCGGATCGACGCCTTCATCGACGGACACGGGACTGCGACCACGCTCGATACCGGGTCGGATCGAGAGCCGACGGCGTGA
- the sucD gene encoding succinate--CoA ligase subunit alpha → MSVFVDDDTRVIVQGITGGEGKFHAEQMIEYGTNVVGGAVPGKGGQEVAGVPVYDTVDEAVDAEDADASVIFVPPAFAADAIFEALDTDLDLAVAITEGVPTQDMAKVNKRLSEVDTRLLGPNCPGIITPGESKLGILPGNIFADGNVGLVSRSGTLTYQVVDNLTNRGIGQTTAVGIGGDPIIGTSFIDALSAFEDDDETDAVVMCGEIGGEDEEQAAKFIGEHMDTPVAGFIAGRTAPPGKRMGHAGAIVSGSGTGTAESKINALNAAGVPVGDTPEEVADHVEDFL, encoded by the coding sequence ATGAGCGTCTTCGTCGACGACGACACGCGCGTCATCGTCCAGGGCATCACCGGCGGGGAGGGGAAGTTCCACGCCGAACAGATGATCGAGTACGGGACCAACGTCGTCGGGGGCGCGGTCCCCGGCAAGGGCGGCCAGGAGGTCGCCGGCGTCCCCGTCTACGACACCGTCGACGAGGCCGTCGATGCCGAGGACGCCGACGCGTCCGTCATCTTCGTGCCGCCGGCGTTCGCCGCGGACGCGATCTTCGAGGCGCTCGACACCGACCTCGACCTCGCGGTCGCGATCACCGAGGGCGTTCCGACGCAGGATATGGCCAAGGTGAACAAGCGGCTCTCCGAGGTCGACACGCGACTGCTGGGCCCGAACTGTCCGGGGATCATCACGCCGGGCGAGTCGAAGCTCGGCATCCTGCCCGGCAACATCTTCGCCGACGGCAACGTCGGGCTCGTCTCCCGTTCGGGTACCCTCACGTACCAGGTCGTCGATAACCTCACCAACCGCGGGATCGGCCAGACGACCGCGGTCGGCATCGGCGGCGACCCGATCATCGGCACCTCCTTCATCGACGCGCTCTCCGCGTTCGAGGACGACGACGAGACCGACGCCGTCGTGATGTGCGGCGAGATCGGCGGCGAGGACGAGGAGCAGGCCGCGAAGTTCATCGGCGAGCACATGGACACGCCCGTCGCCGGCTTCATCGCCGGCCGCACCGCGCCGCCGGGCAAGCGGATGGGCCACGCCGGCGCCATCGTCTCCGGCTCCGGCACCGGTACCGCCGAGTCCAAGATCAACGCGCTCAACGCCGCGGGCGTCCCCGTCGGCGACACTCCCGAGGAGGTCGCCGACCACGTCGAGGACTTCCTGTAG
- a CDS encoding proline racemase family protein has product MRWEPPDDWPRIETIESHAGGEPLRIVVDGMPDLPGETMLEKRRYARDHHDDLRTALMLEPRGHADMYGAVLTEPVTPDGDAGVLFTHTDGYSTMCGHGVIALGTVLPETDRLDRDTENEDEGPVLRLDTPAGRVTARPTIEDGRVERVAFENVPAYVVSLEESVHVPDYGRIEYDLAFGGAYYAYCDAAQFDVSVDGDSVADLIDVGRAVKGAVADDVSITHPAEEDLGFLYGVVLTDEPRGDGDVRNACVFADGEVDRSPTGTGVSGHLALGHARGTLAPDEPYVVESVIGSTFTGRIRDVVDYHGHEAVVPEIEGSAHVTGTSTFTVDPADPLGAGFALW; this is encoded by the coding sequence ATGCGCTGGGAGCCGCCGGACGACTGGCCGCGGATCGAGACGATCGAGTCACACGCCGGCGGCGAGCCGCTCCGCATCGTCGTCGACGGGATGCCGGACCTGCCGGGCGAGACGATGCTCGAAAAGCGACGATACGCCCGCGACCATCACGACGACCTCCGAACGGCGCTGATGCTGGAGCCCCGGGGCCACGCCGACATGTACGGCGCCGTCCTCACGGAGCCGGTGACTCCGGACGGCGACGCAGGCGTCCTCTTCACGCACACTGACGGATACAGCACGATGTGCGGCCACGGCGTCATCGCGCTCGGAACGGTGCTGCCCGAGACCGACCGCCTGGATCGCGACACCGAGAACGAGGACGAGGGTCCCGTCCTACGGCTGGACACGCCGGCCGGCCGCGTCACCGCACGTCCGACGATCGAGGACGGCCGGGTCGAGCGCGTGGCCTTCGAGAACGTCCCGGCCTACGTCGTCTCACTGGAGGAGTCCGTGCACGTCCCCGACTACGGCCGGATCGAGTACGATCTGGCGTTCGGCGGCGCGTACTACGCCTACTGTGACGCCGCGCAGTTCGACGTCTCGGTGGACGGCGATTCGGTGGCCGACCTCATCGACGTCGGCCGGGCGGTGAAAGGAGCCGTCGCGGACGACGTGTCGATCACCCACCCGGCAGAGGAGGACCTCGGGTTCCTGTACGGGGTCGTGCTCACGGACGAGCCGCGGGGAGACGGCGACGTGCGCAACGCGTGCGTCTTCGCCGACGGGGAGGTCGACCGGAGCCCGACGGGGACGGGCGTCAGCGGCCACCTCGCGCTCGGGCACGCCCGGGGAACGCTCGCGCCCGACGAGCCGTACGTCGTGGAGAGCGTCATCGGGTCCACGTTCACCGGCCGGATCCGCGACGTCGTCGACTACCACGGCCACGAGGCGGTGGTGCCGGAGATCGAGGGGAGCGCACACGTGACCGGAACGAGCACGTTCACCGTCGATCCCGCGGACCCGCTGGGAGCCGGCTTCGCCCTGTGGTGA
- a CDS encoding 2-amino-3,7-dideoxy-D-threo-hept-6-ulosonate synthase encodes MNGIEARLERIGTDGRIVNIPMDHGITIGATDGLKDIESTIDAVTRGGADSVLTQKGLSPRVHPNKNGAGYIIHLNASTVLGEADPNDKRLTGTVREAVRRGADAVSIHLNVGSLQEGDQIHDLANVTETAAEYGMPVLAMTYARGPGVDEHDPEALGHAVRLGEEAGADVVKTAWSGDAESFEHVVESTAKPVIVAGGSPEGDRAQLEQVRGAIDAGAAGVSMGRSVFQHEDPEGITRAVASIVHDDATVDEALSAGGL; translated from the coding sequence ATGAACGGGATCGAGGCTCGGCTCGAACGCATCGGCACGGACGGTCGCATCGTGAACATTCCGATGGACCACGGGATAACGATCGGCGCGACGGACGGGCTGAAGGACATCGAATCGACGATCGACGCGGTGACACGGGGCGGGGCTGACAGCGTGCTGACACAGAAGGGACTGTCGCCGCGCGTCCATCCGAACAAGAACGGCGCCGGCTACATCATCCACCTCAACGCCTCCACCGTCCTCGGCGAGGCGGACCCGAACGACAAACGGCTGACGGGAACCGTCAGGGAGGCCGTGCGGCGCGGCGCCGACGCGGTGTCGATCCACCTGAACGTCGGCAGCCTCCAGGAGGGCGACCAGATCCACGACCTCGCGAACGTGACCGAGACCGCGGCCGAATACGGAATGCCCGTGCTGGCGATGACGTACGCACGCGGTCCCGGGGTCGACGAACACGACCCGGAGGCGCTCGGCCACGCGGTCCGGCTGGGTGAGGAGGCCGGCGCCGACGTCGTCAAGACCGCCTGGAGCGGCGACGCGGAGAGCTTCGAACACGTGGTCGAGTCGACGGCGAAGCCCGTCATCGTGGCCGGCGGGAGCCCCGAGGGCGACCGGGCGCAGCTCGAGCAGGTTCGCGGCGCCATCGACGCCGGCGCCGCCGGGGTCTCGATGGGCCGGTCGGTGTTCCAGCACGAGGATCCCGAGGGCATAACGCGGGCGGTGGCCAGCATCGTCCACGATGACGCGACCGTCGACGAGGCGCTCTCCGCCGGCGGGCTGTGA
- a CDS encoding NAD-dependent epimerase/dehydratase family protein, protein MRVLVTGASGRVADGIKNHLEGDPAYEFVYLDREDGPDVDHVADVADYEAIRPAFDDVDAVIHLAAYPTTDGTWEQVLNSNIIGTRNVLEAAADAEVSDFVFASSIHAAGMWEEENKPGIYDIDDDVTVTVDDQERPDSYYGVSKAYGEDIGRYYVEQREFPAQFYAIRIASIRAGKYDNPYGDAELGVEQGDWERGSEAYVTQVKRLKGTWLSLRDFAQILECCFEDDEVEWGAFFGTSENDRSWFDIEHTKEVLGYEPRDRAEDWQSPPPELVE, encoded by the coding sequence ATGCGTGTACTCGTCACGGGTGCTAGCGGACGCGTCGCCGACGGGATCAAGAACCACCTCGAGGGGGACCCGGCATACGAGTTCGTCTACCTCGACCGGGAGGACGGTCCCGACGTCGACCACGTCGCCGACGTCGCCGACTACGAGGCGATCCGGCCCGCGTTCGACGACGTCGACGCGGTCATCCATCTGGCGGCGTATCCGACCACCGACGGCACCTGGGAGCAGGTGCTCAACAGCAACATCATCGGGACGCGAAACGTGCTGGAGGCGGCGGCGGACGCCGAAGTCAGCGACTTCGTGTTCGCCTCCTCGATCCACGCGGCCGGGATGTGGGAGGAGGAGAACAAGCCGGGGATCTACGACATCGACGACGACGTCACCGTCACCGTCGACGACCAGGAGCGGCCGGACTCCTATTACGGCGTCTCGAAGGCGTACGGCGAGGACATCGGGCGGTATTACGTCGAGCAGCGCGAGTTCCCCGCGCAGTTCTACGCCATCCGCATCGCGAGCATCCGCGCCGGCAAGTACGACAACCCGTACGGCGACGCCGAGCTCGGGGTCGAGCAGGGCGACTGGGAGCGCGGCAGCGAGGCGTACGTCACGCAGGTAAAACGGCTGAAGGGGACCTGGCTCTCGCTGCGGGACTTCGCCCAGATCCTCGAGTGCTGCTTCGAGGACGACGAGGTGGAGTGGGGCGCCTTCTTCGGCACCAGCGAGAACGACCGGAGCTGGTTCGACATCGAACACACCAAGGAGGTGCTGGGATACGAGCCGCGGGACCGCGCGGAGGACTGGCAGTCGCCGCCGCCCGAACTCGTTGAGTGA